One Bos taurus isolate L1 Dominette 01449 registration number 42190680 breed Hereford chromosome 25, ARS-UCD2.0, whole genome shotgun sequence genomic window carries:
- the CCL26 gene encoding C-C motif chemokine 26 precursor, which produces MKNFPMASLLFLVLILSVDLGAATRGSDVAKFCCFQYSQKTLPWKQVHSYEFTRNICSLKAVIFTTKRGRKVCAQPKEEWVQRHISKLRAQQQL; this is translated from the exons ATGAAGAACTTCCCTAtggcttcccttcttttcctggTTCTTATCTTGAGTGTCGATCTCGGAGCTGCCACAC GTGGCAGCGATGTGGCCAAGTTCTGCTGTttccagtacagccaaaaaaccCTTCCCTGGAAGCAGGTGCATAGTTATGAATTCACCAGGAACATCTGCTCCCTGAAGGCTGTGAT ATTCACCACCAAGAGAGGCCGGAAAGTGTGTGCCCAGCCAAAGGAAGAATGGGTGCAAAGACACATTTCAAAACTCAGAGCCCAGCAACAACTGTGA